From Camelus dromedarius isolate mCamDro1 chromosome 12, mCamDro1.pat, whole genome shotgun sequence, the proteins below share one genomic window:
- the LOC116147146 gene encoding ribonuclease inhibitor isoform X2, with product MNLDIQCEELSDSRWTELLPLIQQYEVVRLDDCGLTEVRCKDISSALRVNSSLTELSLGTNELGDGGVHLVLQGLQSPTCKIQKLSLQNCSLTEAGCGALPGLLRSLPTLQELHLSNNPLGDAGLQLLCEGLLDPKCQLEKLQLEYCNLTAASCEPLAAVLRATQKLKELVLSNNDIGEAGIRTLCRGLADSACQLETLKLENCGLTAANCKDLCGILAAQASLRELDLGSNALSDAGVTDLCPGLLSPGSQLRTLWLWECEVTTSGCRDLCRVLRAKETLKELSLAGNHLGDEGAQLLCESLLQPSCQLEMLWVKSCSLTAACCPHFGTVLARNKRLLELQLSSNKLGDAGVQELCRGLRQPGCVLRALWLGDCDVSNSGCGGLAALLLANQSLRELDLSNNCMGDPGVLQLLGSLEQPGCALEQLVLYDIYWTEEVEDRLRALERSKPSLRVIS from the exons ATGAACCTGGACATCCAGTGTGAGGAGCTGAGCGACAGCCGGTGGACGGAGCTCCTGCCGCTGATCCAGCAGTACGAGGTGGTCAG GCTGGACGACTGTGGCCTCACGGAGGTGCGGTGCAAGGACATCAGTTCCGCCCTCCGGGTCAACTCCTCCCTGACCGAGCTCAGCCTCGGCACCAATGAGCTGGGTGATGGCGGCGTGCACTTGGTGCTCCAGGGGCTGCAGAGCCCCACCTGCAAGATCCAGAAGCTCAG cctccagaactgctcCCTGACGGAGGCCGGCTGCGGGGCCCTGCCCGGCCTGCTGcgctccctgcccaccctgcagGAGCTGCACCTCAGCAACAACCCGCTGGGGGACGCCGGCCTGCAGCTGCTCTGCGAGGGGCTCCTGGACCCCAAGTGCCAACTGGAGAAGCTGCA GCTGGAGTACTGCAACCTGACTGCTGCCAGCTGCGAGCCCCTGGCTGCCGTGCTCAGGGCCACGCAGAAGCTGAAGGAGCTGGTGCTGAGCAACAATGACATCGGCGAGGCGGGCATCCGGACGCTGTGCCGGGGCCTGGCGGACTCTGCCTGCCAGCTGGAGACGCTCAA GCTGGAGAACTGTGGCCTCACGGCGGCCAACTGTAAGGACCTGTGTGGCATCCTGGCTGCCCAGGCCTCGCTGAGAGAGCTGGACTTAGGCAGCAACGCGCTGAGTGACGCGGGCGTCACGGACCTGTGTCCCGGGCTGCTGAGCCCCGGCTCCCAGCTCAGGACCCTGTG gCTCTGGGAATGTGAGGTCACCACCAGCGGCTGCAGAGACCTGTGCCGCGTCCTCAGGGCCAAGGAGACCCTGAAGGAGCTCAGTCTGGCGGGCAACCACCTGGGTGACGAGGGCGCCCAACTGCTGTGTGAGAGCCTGCTGCAGCCCAGCTGCCAGCTGGAGATGCTGTG GGTGAAGTCCTGCAGCCTCACGGCCGCCTGCTGCCCCCACTTCGGCACCGTGCTGGCCCGGAACAAGCGTCTCCTGGAGCTGCAGCTGAGCAGCAACAAGCTGGGTGACGCGGGCGTCCAGGAGCTCTGCCGGGGCCTGCGCCAGCCCGGCTGCGTGCTGCGCGCGCTCTG GCTGGGGGACTGCGACGTGTCTAACAGCGGCTGTGGCGGGCTCGCGGCGCTCCTGCTGGCTAACCAGAGCCTGCGCGAGCTGGACCTGAGCAACAACTGCATGGGCGACCCTGGCGTCCTGCAGCTGCTGGGCAGCCTGGAGCAGCCCGGCTGTGCCCTGGAGCAGCTGGT CCTCTACGACATCTACTGGACGGAAGAGGTGGAGGACCGCCTGAGGGCCCTGGAGAGGAGCAAGCCCAGCCTGAGGGTCATCTCCTGA
- the LOC116147146 gene encoding ribonuclease inhibitor isoform X1: protein MGPIRVIRGVLPISRSLTWSYLQRPLCHVRDSLPYLPAYWLVQFITATADNRWSLPPSPVWRVSGETSPPAMNLDIQCEELSDSRWTELLPLIQQYEVVRLDDCGLTEVRCKDISSALRVNSSLTELSLGTNELGDGGVHLVLQGLQSPTCKIQKLSLQNCSLTEAGCGALPGLLRSLPTLQELHLSNNPLGDAGLQLLCEGLLDPKCQLEKLQLEYCNLTAASCEPLAAVLRATQKLKELVLSNNDIGEAGIRTLCRGLADSACQLETLKLENCGLTAANCKDLCGILAAQASLRELDLGSNALSDAGVTDLCPGLLSPGSQLRTLWLWECEVTTSGCRDLCRVLRAKETLKELSLAGNHLGDEGAQLLCESLLQPSCQLEMLWVKSCSLTAACCPHFGTVLARNKRLLELQLSSNKLGDAGVQELCRGLRQPGCVLRALWLGDCDVSNSGCGGLAALLLANQSLRELDLSNNCMGDPGVLQLLGSLEQPGCALEQLVLYDIYWTEEVEDRLRALERSKPSLRVIS from the exons ATGGGGCCTATCCGAGTGATCCGGGGCgttctccccatctcaagatccctAACGTGgtcatatctgcaaagacccctttGCCACGTAAG ggactCCCTGCCCTACCTACCTGCTTACTGGCTCGTCCAGTTCATCACAGCCACTGCAGATAACCGATGGTCACTTCCACCCTCTCCTGTCTGGCGTGTCtcag GAGAGACTTCACCTCCCGCCATGAACCTGGACATCCAGTGTGAGGAGCTGAGCGACAGCCGGTGGACGGAGCTCCTGCCGCTGATCCAGCAGTACGAGGTGGTCAG GCTGGACGACTGTGGCCTCACGGAGGTGCGGTGCAAGGACATCAGTTCCGCCCTCCGGGTCAACTCCTCCCTGACCGAGCTCAGCCTCGGCACCAATGAGCTGGGTGATGGCGGCGTGCACTTGGTGCTCCAGGGGCTGCAGAGCCCCACCTGCAAGATCCAGAAGCTCAG cctccagaactgctcCCTGACGGAGGCCGGCTGCGGGGCCCTGCCCGGCCTGCTGcgctccctgcccaccctgcagGAGCTGCACCTCAGCAACAACCCGCTGGGGGACGCCGGCCTGCAGCTGCTCTGCGAGGGGCTCCTGGACCCCAAGTGCCAACTGGAGAAGCTGCA GCTGGAGTACTGCAACCTGACTGCTGCCAGCTGCGAGCCCCTGGCTGCCGTGCTCAGGGCCACGCAGAAGCTGAAGGAGCTGGTGCTGAGCAACAATGACATCGGCGAGGCGGGCATCCGGACGCTGTGCCGGGGCCTGGCGGACTCTGCCTGCCAGCTGGAGACGCTCAA GCTGGAGAACTGTGGCCTCACGGCGGCCAACTGTAAGGACCTGTGTGGCATCCTGGCTGCCCAGGCCTCGCTGAGAGAGCTGGACTTAGGCAGCAACGCGCTGAGTGACGCGGGCGTCACGGACCTGTGTCCCGGGCTGCTGAGCCCCGGCTCCCAGCTCAGGACCCTGTG gCTCTGGGAATGTGAGGTCACCACCAGCGGCTGCAGAGACCTGTGCCGCGTCCTCAGGGCCAAGGAGACCCTGAAGGAGCTCAGTCTGGCGGGCAACCACCTGGGTGACGAGGGCGCCCAACTGCTGTGTGAGAGCCTGCTGCAGCCCAGCTGCCAGCTGGAGATGCTGTG GGTGAAGTCCTGCAGCCTCACGGCCGCCTGCTGCCCCCACTTCGGCACCGTGCTGGCCCGGAACAAGCGTCTCCTGGAGCTGCAGCTGAGCAGCAACAAGCTGGGTGACGCGGGCGTCCAGGAGCTCTGCCGGGGCCTGCGCCAGCCCGGCTGCGTGCTGCGCGCGCTCTG GCTGGGGGACTGCGACGTGTCTAACAGCGGCTGTGGCGGGCTCGCGGCGCTCCTGCTGGCTAACCAGAGCCTGCGCGAGCTGGACCTGAGCAACAACTGCATGGGCGACCCTGGCGTCCTGCAGCTGCTGGGCAGCCTGGAGCAGCCCGGCTGTGCCCTGGAGCAGCTGGT CCTCTACGACATCTACTGGACGGAAGAGGTGGAGGACCGCCTGAGGGCCCTGGAGAGGAGCAAGCCCAGCCTGAGGGTCATCTCCTGA